In Plutella xylostella chromosome 4, ilPluXylo3.1, whole genome shotgun sequence, a genomic segment contains:
- the LOC105386160 gene encoding WD repeat-containing protein 35, with product MFIYMSKKIAIPKQSNVNCLAWNHSSGYIAVGGEDGMLKVLKLESGGAGNLSMNLSLEGHSGQLRMAVWNEVYQKLTTSDEHGVIIVWMLYKGSWYEEMINNRNKSTVTGMAWGSDGQKICIAYEDGAVIVGSVDGLRVWGKDIKGPGLSAVQWSPDNTQLLFALSSGELQLYDDQGNFTMAVTSHAASAGEVVALRWFPGRAPPARPVLAVCHRTGLLQLMKNCIDDDVVVVDTHMTALDCHWNHNGAILAVAGTTADNNNVIQFFSAYGEHIRTLRVPGGNMRAISWEGRSLRIAIAIESFIYFANVKPDHKYAFYGNTLAFCSGPETVTFWDTTTHQSWINTIPEVVDMSGVDEYCVIATLNSLIISNQQGIQCDAKTVTMPISYTAINSKYTVVAASKDAFLVWKFSTPSRTRSTEQLFHADGSPATSDAGIRDDGIACIASSDSHLLVGRDSGTILLFSLVNMRKITSINLNAKPYKLGLNCNSSKFFVIDQAGSLYILDTDMANNISVGQALRKDVWGARWAGDDPRALAAAEKARLYVLRGAEPEEPLPVQGYLCRFQDLEITMALLDNITDKCTPQHVARVDVKSLRDTRQLLEQVGLREAEAFIKDNPHPRLWLLLAEAALKNFETEGALETAEAAFVRRTDYAGIKFVGRLNALHSNALKKAEIMAYFKDFDAAEKIYHDEDRRDLAIALRKRLGHWFRVVELLKTSATTTDKQVKEAYSNIGDYYIDRQNWSGAIEYYTMCDNVEGLRKCYMALEDNEALAKLAGSPRHNKESFAKSNPAVDEIIDVDQTPSVQLLMQLKESGRMLQTAAMAYQLATMEASQKASPIRIKKLYILAAHIYNQSSVDGAKNREAARCYRLGAAQHWLALAMARAYAQPFRAEAALRAAARLMTVIDDLHSAQHEQVWCTVALIAIEARAFSLCSKAFIKLEALDVDNQYENLAVEVFTRYKPRDPKGTKVNCPNCETGIPDWATSCDSCGSVFPGCAVTARPLGEAVAWRCGQCRHHAARHDLVLRHSCPMCHAALA from the exons atgtttatttatatgagtaaGAAG attgCTATACCGAAACAGTCAAATGTGAACTGCCTAGCGTGGAACCATTCTTCAGGATACATAGCTGTTGGGGGAGAGGATGGGATGCTTAAAGTCTTGAAGCTAGAATCTG GTGGTGCAGGAAATCTCTCAATGAACTTGAGCTTAGAAGGGCACTCGGGCCAGCTCCGCATGGCTGTTTGGAACGAGGTCTATCAGAAGCTGACTACTAGCGATGAACATGGAGTCATCATAGTTTGGATGCTCTACAAG gGATCTTGGTATGAAGAAATGATAAATAACAGAAATAAATCAACTGTTACTGGCATGGCTTGGGGCTCTGATGGACAGAAGATATGCATAGCATATGAAGATG GTGCGGTGATAGTGGGGTCAGTGGACGGGCTGCGCGTGTGGGGCAAGGACATCAAGGGCCCCGGGCTGTCCGCCGTGCAGTGGTCGCCAGACAACACACAGCTGCTGTTTGCGCTCTCGAGTGGCGAGCTGCAGCTGTACGATGATCAGGGGAACTTTACT ATGGCAGTGACAAGCCACGCGGCGTCGGCGGGCGAGGTGGTGGCGCTGCGCTGGTTCCCGGGCCGCGCACCCCCCGCGCGCCCGGTGCTCGCCGTGTGTCATCGCACTGGACTGCTGCAGCTCATGAAGAACTGCATTGATGACG atGTGGTAGTGGTGGACACCCACATGACGGCGCTGGACTGCCACTGGAACCACAACGGCGCCATCCTGGCGGTGGCCGGCACCACCGCCGACAACAACAATGTTATACAGTTCTTCAGTGCTTATGGAGAG CACATAAGAACACTACGCGTGCCTGGCGGGAACATGAGGGCGATATCATGGGAGGGCCGCTCGCTCCGCATTGCTATAGCCATAGAGTCGTTCATCTACTTCGCGAACGTGAAGCCCGACCATAAATACGCGTTCTACGGCAACACGCTCGCCTTCTGCTCCGGGCCGGAGACCGTCACGTTCTGGGACACCACCACTCATCAg TCATGGATAAACACCATACCTGAGGTTGTGGACATGAGTGGAGTGGACGAGTACTGCGTCATCGCCACCTTAAACTCTTTAATCATCTCCAAccaacaaggaatacaatgcgaCG CGAAAACTGTGACTATGCCGATATCATACACAGCCATCAACAGCAAGTACACCGTCGTGGCGGCCTCTAAAGATGCGTTTCTAGTCTGGAAGTTCTCTACTCCATCGCGAACgc GCAGCACAGAGCAGCTATTCCACGCGGACGGGTCCCCGGCGACATCCGACGCCGGCATCCGCGACGACGGCATAGCCTGCATCGCCAGCTCCGACAGCCACCTGCTGGTGGGAAGAGACTCCGGGACCATACTGCTGTTCTCTCTGGTCAATATGAGGAAGATTACCTCGATTAATCTGAATGCCAAGCCGTATAAGCTGGGGTTGAACTGTAATTCAAG CAAATTCTTCGTGATCGACCAGGCCGGCTCGCTCTACATCCTCGACACAGACATGGCGAACAACATCAGCGTCGGTCAGGCTCTGCGCAAGGACGTGTGGGGCGCGCGCTGGGCGGGCGACGACCCGcgcgcgctggcggcggcggagaAGGCGCGGCTCTACGTGCTGCGCGGCGCCGAGCCCGAGGAGCCGCTGCCCGTGCAGGGGTATCTGTGTAGGTTTCAG GACCTGGAAATCACCATGGCTCTCCTAGACAACATCACGGACAAGTGCACCCCGCAACACGTGGCCCGCGTGGACGTGAAGTCCCTCCGCGACACGCGCCAGCTGCTGGAGCAGGTGGGGCTGCGCGAGGCCGAGGCGTTCATCAAGGACAACCCGCACCCGCGCCTGTG GTTATTACTAGCGGAGGCAGCCCTCAAGAATTTCGAGACGGAGGGCGCTCTAGAGACGGCTGAGGCGGCCTTCGTCCGGCGCACCGACTACGCGGGCATCAAGTTTGTGGGCCGGCTGAATGCGCTGCACTCCAACGCGTTGAAGAAAGCAGAAATCATGGCCTATTTCAAAGATTTTGATGCCGCCGAGAAGATTTATCATGATGAGGATAGACG GGATCTGGCCATAGCGCTGCGCAAGCGGCTCGGGCACTGGTTCCGCGTGGTGGAGCTGCTGAAGACCTCCGCCACCACCACCGACAAGCAGGTCAAGGAGGCCTACAGCAACATCGGAGACTATTACATCGATCGACAGAATTG GTCAGGTGCAATAGAGTACTACACGATGTGCGACAACGTGGAGGGGCTGCGCAAGTGCTACATGGCGCTGGAGGACAACGAGGCGCTGGCCAAGCTCGCCGGCTCGCCCCGGCACAACAAG gAGAGTTTTGCCAAATCCAATCCCGCGGTGGATGAAATAATCGACGTGGACCAGACGCCGTCTGTGCAGCTCCTCATGCAGCTGAAGGAGAGCGGCAGGATGCTCCAAACTGCTGCCATGGCGTACCAG CTGGCGACAATGGAGGCGTCACAGAAAGCTTCGCCTATCAGAATAAAGAAGCTCTACATACTGGCAGCTCATATCTATAACCAAAGCTCCGTCG ATGGTGCAAAGAACCGCGAGGCGGCTCGCTGCTACCGGCTGGGGGCCGCGCAGCACTGGCTAGCTCTGGCCATGGCGAGGGCCTACGCGCAGCCCTTCCGAGCCGAGGCCGCCTTGCGGGCAGCCGCGCGGCTCATGACCGTCATAGATGACCTGCACTCCGCGCAGCATGAACAG GTGTGGTGTACAGTAGCATTGATTGCTATAGAGGCAAGGGCATTCAGTTTATGCTCCAAAGCTTTTATCAAGTTGGAAGCGTTAGAT GTGGATAACCAGTACGAAAATTTAGCTGTAGAAGTATTTACGAGGTACAAGCCGCGAGACCCGAAGGGAACTAAAGTGAATTGCCCTAATTGTGAAACTGGGATACCCGACTG GGCGACCTCGTGCGACAGTTGCGGCTCTGTGTTCCCGGGGTGCGCGGTGACGGCGCGGCCGCTGGGCGAGGCGGTGGCGTGGCGCTGCGGGCAGTGCCGCCACCACGCCGCGCGACACGACCTGGTGCTGCGACACTCCTGCCCCATGTGCCATGCTGCCCTCGCCTGA
- the LOC105386159 gene encoding collagen alpha-1(IV) chain — MSGPARARASVILPLALLLLHARSSDAVVCNSTCDCSGLKGDRGDPGPPGYPGMMGEYGTDGPDGREGPPGESGYIGEAGDFGDKGERGVEGPYGPRGPTGQQGPQGLDGIRGQPGLDGCSGGDGTMGPPGLMGPPGNRGQPGRDGERGDQGQAGDGGSNSRGAKGDQGVPGIPGQHGMPGPQGWAGDDGLQGETGEEGPIGVRGEPGYRGDPGEDVVGPTGQKGHQGEIGEPGRVTIVTDNVRLNYSTITKGTKGEKGYKGEQGVKGSKGPTGSTGARGVYGLPGSQGYKGDQGDLGPRGKPGRRGGDGSAGQKGDKGSPGYAGPDGKDGLPGDRGEDGRAGNPGPQGPVGDPGIYDERLNVPPRPGSMGPQGPIGPVGADGAPGLRGEDGLPGVMGPPGAPGRKGFPGLSGPPGRSPKGEPGDRGYKGETGPRGLTGFRGVDGEVGLKGFKGNTVIGPPGEDGEPGTDGFNGPTGDRGAEGAPGPAGFPGRGVTGAGPPGEEGQRGRPGWAGDPGFPGRPGVHGRKGDRGDDCPFCPSGAPGLKGQKGDSGFHGFRGSPGFPGQQGFRGRKGEHGHNGNPGVPGFKGEKGQSGGSGPPGRRGAPGILKLPAESLIRAEKGDPGDMGFPGEIGIQGDPGWPGFPGDYGPQGVRGLMGDFGLQGFPGRNGTRGRDGAPGFPGEPADVPIQFLLGPKGDTGPKGEVGEPGEPGLPGETGEALGGFNINAKGNKGYPGTYGRKGFPGRKGEKGNMGYDGFPGIKGDLGLVGFRGTQGQPGFKGFLGEKGDLGPYGEPGRTGPQGPPGFSASKGKKGSRGEFGYSRIFGEKGVDGFTGPRGDVGERGYPGIPGRPGNFGPKGQPGFPGDVGPDGVQGPPGRKGIQGIAIQGAPGMPGHPGLQGTVGPIGEPGLQGYHGDEGMIGPKGTKGENGRFGRRGRIGDTGPIGFTGFPGLMGRPGLPGQPGDQGEIGAAGYPGMPGRLGARGPFGLKGERGDKGVTGRPGVFGFNGVKGIKGDEGFMGPQGMRGDDSFSGMKGDGGEPGEEGAPGLPGYPGLKGLKGEQGIPGLSLEGNIGIKGIQGNQGMSGRPGLKGRKGFMGDFGISGEVGDFGDQGFTGLPGRPGFNGVNGFKGERGDNGYPGGPGEKGDQGMSGEPGYIGKIGLPGDEGFQGPFGPQGDMGIKGERGAPGPTSHMIGTKGDMGDVGMEGLPGEKGEQGETGFIGSTGFKGQRGDKGYAGVYGDAGIPGRKGFVGDVGPPGIPGMDGIYAEQGEHGIPGRDGLPGWPGPMGPKGAPGEYGTDGEPGPPGIPGLSFQGPKGMPGMNGITGRRGNPGIPGVNGMEGIPGFQGVKGEPGEPGIAISIKGERGDVGYEGMAGFPGLKGEAGDHGRDGYAGRPGPPGIKGFQGDEGEPGPPGYPGIKGYKGDRGEAIYPNDILPGERGDLGYEGEPGMPGADGIPGAFGRNGIPGVKGEMGDMGLPGYPGPPGPYGQQGIKGEVGLEGYEGRRGPAGFPGLPAPPPPPPKSRGFYFTVHSQSSMIPQCPSGTLPLWDGFSLMHIVANAKAHGQDLGAPGSCLRRFSTMPYMFCNLNDVCDFAQREDYSFWLSTPEPMPMAMTPIQAENVGNYISRCQVCESPTRTIAIHSQSNDIPVCPNGWEEMWTGYSFLMSTAGADAAGQSLISPGSCLRDFRTRPFIECNGLGRCNYFATAISFWLSTIDDNEMFQKPRQQTLKSDLVSKVSRCSVCMRRRPTGTVVQPDVSSVPKAVRRPPDGRRPYARFPYARRAGGRLGRIGRRRQVNNS, encoded by the exons GTGGTGTGCAATTCAACATGCGATTGTTCCGGGCTGAAGGGCGACCGGGGCGACCCGGGTCCGCCCGGGTACCCGGGTATGATGGGGGAGTACGGCACGGATGGCCCGGACGGGCGCGAGGGGCCGCCCGGTGAATCCGGATACATTGGCGAGGCGGGAGATTTCGGCGACAAGGGAGAACGG gGTGTCGAAGGACCTTATGGACCCCGAGGACCAACTGGCCAGCAG GGGCCGCAAGGTTTGGATGGTATCCGTGGTCAGCCCGGTTTGGACGGATGCAGCGGCGGGGACGGCACAATGGGGCCTCCCGGTCTAATGGGACCGCCCGGGAACAGAGGACAGCCAGGCCGGGACGGGGAGAGGGGAGACCAGGGACAGGCGGGTGACGGCGGCTCCAACTCCAGGGGCGCTAAGGGAGACCAGGGGGTGCCGGGGATCCCCGGACAACATGGGATGCCTGGCCCTCAGGGATGGGCCGGCGATGATGGTCTACAAGGGGAAACTGGGGAGGAG GGTCCTATAGGTGTAAGAGGAGAACCGGGATATAGAGGAGACCCCGGTGAGGATGTGGTGGGGCCGACTGGTCAGAAAGGTCATCAAGGAGAGATCGGAGAGCCGGGCCGCGTCACCATCGTCACCGACAACGTTCGTCTTAATTATTCCACCATCACAAAGGGTACCAAAGGAGAAAAAGGATACAAAGGCGAACAAGGTGTTAAAGGAAGCAAAGGACCAACCGGCTCCACGGGTGCTCgg GGGGTCTACGGTTTACCTGGATCACAAGGTTATAAGGGTGACCAAGGAGACCTAGGTCCAAGAGGAAAGCCTGGCAGACGGGGAGGAGACGGTAGTGCTGGTCAAAAGGGAGATAAAGGAAGCCCAGGTTACGCAGGCCCCGATGGTAAAGACGGACTTCCGGGTGATAGAGGAGAAGATGGCAGAGCAGGAAACCCTGGGCCTCAAGGACCGGTAGGAGACCCAGGAATATACGATGAACGATTAAATGTCCCTCCTAGACCTGGTTCCATGGGACCTCAAGGTCCAATCGGGCCGGTGGGAGCAGATGGAGCCCCAGGACTACGCGGCGAAGACGGTCTTCCTGGAGTTATGGGACCCCCTGGGGCACCTGGAAGAAAAGGATTTCCTGGTCTATCTGGTCCACCTGGACGATCACCCAAAGGAGAGCCCGGTGACCGCGGTTACAAAGGCGAAACCGGTCCGCGAGGACTCACTGGTTTCAGAGGCGTAGATGGTGAAGTAGGGTTAAAAGGCTTTAAGGGTAATACAGTCATTGGTCCGCCTGGTGAAGATGGTGAACCTGGAACAGATGGTTTCAACGGACCCACCGGTGACCGAGGAGCTGAAGGAGCACCGGGACCAGCAGGGTTCCCTGGTAGAGGAGTGACAGGAGCCGGGCCGCCGGGAGAAGAGGGTCAGAGAGGGCGGCCTGGATGGGCTGGTGACCCAGGATTCCCTGGTCGACCTGGCGTTCACGGAAGAAAGGGAGATCGCGGTGACGACTGTCCCTTCTGTCCTTcag GTGCACCAGGGCTTAAGGGTCAAAAAGGTGATTCCGGTTTTCACGGATTTAGAGGAAGCCCAGGATTTCCAGGACAACAAGGATTCCGTGGTCGAAAGGGAGAACATGGGCACAATGGCAACCCTGGAGTGCCTGGGTTTAAGGGAGAAAAGGGCCAATCGGGAGGATCCGGACCACCCGGCAGACGTGGAGCCCCGGGAATACTTAAACTGCCTGCCGAGTCGTTGATTCGAGCTGAAAAGGGAGACCCTGGAGATATGG GTTTCCCTGGTGAGATTGGCATTCAGGGTGACCCAGGCTGGCCGGGTTTCCCCGGCGACTATGGTCCCCAAGGAGTCAGGGGCCTTATGGGTGACTTTGGCCTCCAAGGTTTCCCTGGACGCAACGGCACACGAGGTAGAGACGGCGCGCCCGGATTTCCCGGTGAACCAGCTGATGTTCCGATACAATTCCTATTAGGCCCGAAAGGAGACACTGGTCCTAA ggGTGAGGTTGGAGAGCCCGGTGAACCCGGTCTCCCAGGAGAAACAGGAGAGGCCCTTGGAGGATTCAACATTAACGCTAAGGGTAACAAAGGCTACCCTGGCACTTATGGACGTAAAG gttttCCTGGACGTAAGGGAGAGAAGGGTAACATGGGTTACGATGGATTCCCTGGTATCAAGGGTGATCTAGGTCTAGTAGGATTCAGAGGTACTCAAGGTCAGCCAGGATTTAAGGGATTCCTGGGTGAAAAGGGAGATCTCGGTCCATACGGAGAGCCAGGTCGCACCGGCCCCCAGGGTCCTCCAGGATTCTCAGCGAGCAAAGGCAAGAAAGGATCACGTGGTGAATTTGGATACTCTCGCATATTTGGAGAAAAGGGTGTTGATGGTTTTACCGGACCCCGAGGAGACGTAGGTGAGCGCGGCTACCCCGGTATTCCAGGACGGCCCGGGAATTTCGGACCGAAGGGACAGCCCGGGTTCCCTGGAGATGTTGGTCCAGATGGAGTACAAGGACCTCCG GGTCGTAAAGGAATACAAGGAATAGCTATCCAGGGCGCTCCGGGAATGCCTGGACACCCAGGATTGCAAGGTACTGTCGGACCTATTGGAGAACCCGGTTTACAAGGATACCACGGGGACGAAGGAATGATCGGTCCCAAAGGAACTAAAGGCGAAAACGGACGTTTCGGGCGGCGAGGTCGGATAGGTGACACTGGTCCTATAGGATTTACCGGATTCCCTGGATTGATGGGAAGACCTGGTTTGCCAGGCCAGCCCGGCGACCAAGGAGAGATTGGAGCCGCTGGATATCCTGGAATGCCTGGACGGTTGGGTGCTCGCGGACCATTTGGCCTAAAAGGTGAACGCGGAGATAAGGGGGTTACGGGAAGACCTGGCGTTTTCGGTTTTAACGGTGTCAAAGGAATTAAGGGTGATGAAGGATTTATGGGCCCACAGGGAATGCGAGGCGATGACTCGTTTAGTGGTATGAAAGGAGATGGTGGGGAACCAGGAGAAGAAGGAGCCCCTGGATTACCAGGATATCCGGGATTAAAGGGACTCAAAGGAGAGCAAGGTATCCCAGGTTTGAGTCTGGAAGGAAACATAGGTATCAAAGGAATTCAAGGAAACCAGGGTATGTCCGGACGACCAGGACTTAAAGGAAGGAAAGGTTTTATGGGCGACTTTGGAATCTCTGGCGAAGTGGGAGATTTCGGAGATCAAGGATTTACTGGACTTCCGGGACGTCCTGGTTTTAATGGTGTCAATGGATTCAAGGGTGAACGCGGCGACAATGGATATCCGGGTGGCCCAGGTGAAAAGGGAGATCAAGGTATGTCAGGAGAACCAGGATACATAGGAAAGATAGGCCTACCTGGAGATGAAGGATTCCAGGGTCCATTTGGTCCACAAGGTGATATGGGAATAAAGGGAGAAAGAGGTGCACCGGGACCTACTTCTCACATGATCGGTACCAAGGGTGATATGGGTGATGTTGGTATGGAGGGACTACCTGGTGAAAAAGGTGAACAAGGAGAAACTGGCTTCATTGGTTCTACTGGTTTTAAGGGACAGCGAGGCGATAAAGGTTATGCTGGAGTTTACGGTGATGCTGGTATTCCTGGACGTAAAGGATTCGTGGGAGATGTGGGTCCGCCTGGCATACCTGGTATGGACGGCATTTATGCAGAACAAGGCGAACATGGTATACCTGGCCGCGATGGTCTACCGGGATGGCCAGGACCCATGGGACCCAAGGGCGCGCCAGGAGAATACGGTACAGACGGTGAGCCGGGCCCACCCGGTATACCTGGTTTAAGTTTCCAAGGACCAAAGGGAATGCCCGGTATGAACGGGATTACAGGAAGACGTGGTAATCCTGGAATACCCGGTGTCAACGGAATGGAAGGAATCCCTGGATTCCAAGGCGTTAAAGGAGAACCTGGAGAGCCTGGCATTGCTATAAGCATCAAGGGCGAACGCGGAGACGTAGGTTATGAGGGCATGGCTGGTTTCCCGGGACTCAAAGGAGAGGCTGGCGACCACGGACGTGATGGTTATGCCGGTCGCCCAGGGCCGCCTGGAATCAAAGGTTTCCAAGGTGACGAAGGAGAACCAGGTCCACCGGGTTATCCAGGTATAAAAGGATACAAAGGAGACCGAGGAGAAGCTATCTATCCCAACGATATTTTGCCCGGAGAGCGAGGCGACCTTGGCTACGAAGGTGAGCCCGGCATGCCTGGTGCGGACGGCATCCCAGGTGCCTTTGGACGTAACGGCATTCCCGGAGTTAAGGGAGAAATGGGAGACATGGGCCTACCAGGCTACCCAGGCCCTCCAGGACCGTATGGGCAGCAAGGAATCAAAGGAGAAGTTGGTCTTGAGGGGTACGAGGGAAGAAGAGGTCCAGCGGGATTCCCCGGATTACCGGCCCCGCCCCCACCACCGCCTAAATCTAGAGGATTTTACTTCACCGTGCATTCACAAAGTAGCATGATACCGCAATGTCCCTCAGGAACACTACCTCTTTGGGATGGATTCTCACTGATGCACATTGTTGCCAATGCAAAGGCACATGGACAAGACTTAG gtgCACCCGGAAGTTGTCTACGAAGATTTTCAACGATGCCTTACATGTTCTGCAACTTGAACGATGTCTGTGATTTCGCTCAACGAGAAGATTACAGCTTCTGGCTGTCTACTCCTGAGCCCATGCCTATGGCTATGACTCCTATTCAAGCAGAAAACGTCGGCAATTACATATCTAG GTGCCAAGTTTGCGAATCCCCTACACGAACGATAGCTATTCACAGCCAAAGCAACGACATTCCTGTGTGTCCGAACGGCTGGGAGGAGATGTGGACTGGATACTCATTCTTGatg AGCACGGCCGGTGCGGACGCGGCGGGACAGTCGCTGATCTCGCCCGGGTCCTGTCTGCGCGACTTCAGGACGCGGCCCTTCATCGAGTGCAACGGGCTCGGCCGCTGCAACTACTTCGCCACCGCCATCTCCTTCTGGCTCTCCACCATCGACGACAACGAGATGTTCCAGAAGCCGCGGCAACAGACCTTGAAGTCTGATCTCGTCTCTAAAGTCAGCAG ATGTTCGGTGTGCATGCGCCGCCGGCCGACCGGCACGGTGGTGCAGCCGGACGTGAGCTCGGTGCCCAAGGCGGTGCGGCGGCCCCCGGACGGCCGGCGACCCTACGCGCGCTTCCCGTacgcgcgccgcgccggcggACGCCTCGGCCGCATAGGCCGGCGTCGCCAAGTCAACAACTCATAA
- the LOC105386161 gene encoding thioredoxin reductase-like selenoprotein T homolog CG3887 produces MSTNFCVSLVVILTCLLSANNYVDANENEGESISKIGQGVGHIMNIYYCYSCGYRKVFEDYAGIIQQKYPEISVIGANYDPPGLNMYLSRMIGFGKMILIMCILSGVNIFAWLNKPQPSWWSWCLENKLYACMMIFFLANMIEGQMVSSGAFEISLNNIPLWSKLETGRIPQPPELFQIIDNTLRFSKMDMPSNNFVQ; encoded by the exons ATGTCCACAAATTTTTGTGTATCACTGGTTGTTATTCTGACTTGCCTATTGTCTGCTAATAATTACGTTGATGCAAACGAAAATGAAGGCGAAAGCATTTCTAAAATCGGACAAGGTGTAGGACATAtcatgaatatttattattg tTATTCCTGCGGGTACAGGAAGGTTTTTGAGGACTATGCCGGAATTATACAGCAAAAGTACCCAGAAATCTCAGTGATTGGAGCTAATTATGACCCTCCTGGATTGAACATGTACCTTTCTAGAATGATT GGTTTTGGTAAGATGATTCTGATTATGTGCATCTTGAGTGGTGTGAACATCTTTGCATGGCTGAACAAGCCACAGCCGTCCTGGTGGAGCTGGTGCCTGGAGAACAAGCTGTACGCGTGTATGATGATATTCTTCTTGGCCAACATGATTGAAGGACAAATGGTCTCATCTGGCGCATTTGAAATCTCCCTGAACAACATTCCACTGTGGTCGAAGCTGGAGACGGGGAGGATCCCTCAGCCCCCGGAGCTGTTCCAAATCATTGACAACACTCTGCGGTTCTCAAAGATGGACATGCCATCCAATAATTTTGTGCAGTAA
- the LOC105386158 gene encoding PITH domain-containing protein CG6153: MPHSHCHDEHDHDHDHSSEETGFQYNLYEKIDKENLQCLNETVDGSGKTVFKPWDKRLDRENFVESDADEELLFNIPFTGNVKLKGIKIASDNTDSHPAVLRLYKNRPNMTFDDISAEPDQVFELQRDTEGRLEYTPRIVAFSSVTHLTMHFPSNFGAENTRIFYIGLKGEWTEGHRHGVTICTYEARPNVDDHKLKHLDSVSRTID, encoded by the exons atgccCCATAGTCATTGCCACGATGAACATGACCACGACCATGACCATTCTTCGGAAGAAACGGGGTTTCAATACAATCTTTATGAGAAAATTGATAAGGAGAATCTCCAGTGCCTCAATGAAACTGTAGATGGATCAggaaaaacagtttttaagcCCTGGGATAAACGATTAGACCGTGAAAAT TTTGTTGAAAGTGATGCAGATGAAGagctattatttaatattcctTTTACTGGAAATGTAAAACTGAAGGGAATTAAAATTGCTTCAGACAACACTGATAGCCACCCAGCTGTACTGAGATT aTATAAAAATAGACCAAATATGACTTTTGATGATATTTCTGCAGAACCAGACCAAGTCTTTGAACTCCAGAGGGACACAGAGGGACGTCTGGAGTATACTCCTAG GATTGTAGCATTCTCATCTGTTACACACTTAACTATGCATTTTCCAAGTAATTTTGGTGCAGAAAACACGAGAATCTTCTACATTGGTCTCAAAGGAGAATGGACGGAGGGGCACAGGCATGGCGTTACTATTTGCACATATGAAGCACGCCCCAATGTGGATGACCACAAACTAAAACACTTGGATTCGGTATCCAGGACCATAGATTAA